The window GAACACGCAGCACTAACtcttcactctctctttctctctccctctgagTCGGCCGTGATTGATTGATACTATTTGATAGGTACGTAGTAGTCTCACCCTCGCCTcaaaagaaaacccaatttCTCTGTAATGGGTTGCCGGAGAAATTAAGCGATGTTGTTTTTCATAGATGAGCTTACCTGTTTATTATACCTGTTTCTCTTGCTGGGGATTTCCAGCATTGAAGTCGAAGCAGAGAGTGAAACGACTGAATTCGACTTCAGCACGTTAACGCTTAGCAGTCTTAAGCTGCTAGGAGATGCCCATTTGAACAATGGCAGTGTACGTCTCTCCCGTGATCTAAGCGTCCCTTATTCAGGCTCTGGCAGGGTCTTGTACGGTAAACCCGTCAGATTCCGGCAACCTGGCAGCCATTCTCCGGCATCCTTCTccaccttcttctccatctccgttATCAATCTCAATCCGTCCTCGATCGGTGGGGGACTTGCCTTCCTCCTCTCTCCCGACGACGAGACAGTCGGTGATGCCGGTGGATTTCTGGGCCTGGGCAATGGCAAGGGTTCTCTGTCCGGCTACGTTGCAGTTGAATTCGACACGTTGATGGACGTGGAGTTCAAGGACATTAACGACAACCATGTGGGTTTTGATCTAAACGGGATAGTTTCTGCTCAGGTGGGTGACTTGGGTTCCGTTGCGGTCGATCTTAAGAGCGGAGATCTTGTGAATGCTTGGCTCGATTACGATGGCTCCTCTCGTCTGTTTAATATCTCCGTCTCTCACTCCGATCTCCGTCCGGCCGATCCCCTTTTGTCCTTCCATCTCGACTTGGATCGCTTCGTCAACGATTTTATGTTCGTGGGCTTTTCTGGGTCCACTCAGGGGAGTACAGAGATCCACAGTGTCGAATGGTGGAGCTTTACTTCTTCATttaacccttcttcttctcctcctactTCTGGGTCTGGGTCCTCCCTTCCACCGCCGACGCCTATTCCTTTTGCCCCAATGGCTAATGCTTCCAATCTCCCACCACCATCTCCGGTACCTTCTGCTTCAGTTTCAAACTCTTCGACACCAGAAAAGACCAGCAAGTCCTCGTCCTGCCATAACCAGCTCTGTAAGCAACGCCCTGGGGCAGTTGCAGGGGTGGTAACAGCCGGAGCTTTTTTTCTTGCCATTTTCGCCGGTGTTCTCATCTGGGTTTTCTCCAAAAGGTTTAAAACTCCTGAAAAAACAGTCTCTCTAGCAACTGAGATCGTCAAAACCCCAAAAGAGTTCAGTTACAAAGAGCTGCAATTGGCAACGAGGTCCTTCGATAGGGACAGAATTATAGGAAATGGAGCGTTCGGGACTGTGTACAAAGGTATTATCCCAGAAACTGGAGCAATGGTGGCTGTGAAGAGATGTAGTCATAGCGGAGGTCAGGGAAAGGCAGAATTTTTATCAGAGCTTTCAATAATTGGGAGTCTCAGGCATCGGAACCTTGTACGGCTCCAAGGTTGGTGCCATGAGAAAGGTGAAATTCTTCTGGTCTATGATTTCATGCCTAATGGAAGCCTCGATAAGGCATTGTTCGAGTCCACATCTCTCCTCCCATGGCACTACCGGCGAAAGATTTTAATGGGTGTGGCCTCTGCCATGGCCTACCTGCATCAGGAATGTGAAAACCAGGTAATTCACAGAGATATCAAGACCAGCAATATAATGCTTGACGAAGCCTTCAATGCCAAACTAGGGGACTTTGGTTTGGCGAGGCAGGTGGAGCATGATAAGTCCCCTGATGCCACTGTAACTGCAGGTACAATGGGTTACTTGGCCCCGGAGTACCTCCTCACTGGGAGAGCTACAGAGAAGACTGATGTGTTCAGCTTTGGAGCTGTAGTATTGGAAGTGGCCAGTGGGAGGAGACCCATTGAGAAAGAGACCACTGGGATAGGAAAGGTTGGGGTGAGCAGTAATTTGGTGGAGTGGATTTGGAGTTTGCACAGAGAAGGGAGGCTGTTGGGTGCAGCTGATGCCAAacttggtggtgagtttgatGAGGCAGAGATGACAAGAGTGCTCTTGATGGGGCTGGCATGTTCTCATCCTGACCCATTGGCTAGACCTACAATGAGAGGTGTGGTTCAGATGTTAGTGGGTGAAGCTCAAGTGCCCATTGTCCCAAGATCAAAGCCTTCTATGAGTTTCAGCACTTCCCATCTGTTGATGACCTTGCAGGACAGTGTCTCTGATATTAATGAAATGTTGATAACCCTCtcaacctcctcctcctcctccataaACCACAGCTTCAATGGTGGAGAACTAGTTTGATTGCCATCAACTTTTATAAGGAAAAGGAAATAATCCCAAATTAGAAACTTTGAGACCTTCCATAATTTTTATATAGCCTCCACTTGTGGGATTATTACCAATAATTTATAAATATACAATTACTTGTTTTTGTATTTATAGCACATTTACATAGAGATCAATTTGAAGAATATGTTAGCAAGATTAATGTATGTAGCAGACAGAAGCATGGTtataggtatcggtatcggtggtCATGTCAGTAGTCACTCCCACAAGACCACCGCCGATATCGATACAATACGAATCGGGCCATCTCGGTCTGTATCAGCCTGTATAAAAAAGAGAGTCACTTTTTGGCTGATAATTCCAATCCTTATCAGTATTGTGCCAGTATTACTGATTCATTGATAGAttctgatacttagaaccatggacAGAAGTGGGATGGATACTCTGATTGTGGGGTTAAAGCTGTTTCAACAACCATTGTGATTGAAGGGTTAATAACTGTTTTAACAATTATTTCAAACattttcattcttctttgaTCATCAGCAGTATGGAACAGCAGTAAAAGCTAGGTAAGAAGGAAGTAAATGAGGGTAAGTCTTTAATCTATTTTAATTCCTTTTGGTGGTGGGTGGTTGGTTGCTTTCACAAGTAATCCTTGTCAAAAAGAGACTAAAGAGTTTGAGTATAAAGTTGGTGAAGTAGTAGAAAGAGGGTCACTTtcttttgacttttgagttatTCTTGTGTTGTGTGTGGATGGATAAGGAAGAATCGAGTAAATAACTGGGAGGAGGAGAATGAGAATACAAGATCGGATTGATTTTCACTTTAACCATTACAAGAAAGGATTTATTTCTCTCTACGTGTTAAAAATAGGAATCGAATCGGCCAGATTGGTTGATTGGGTTAAGCCGATTCCAATTCTGACTGATTTCTATatggaaattagggttagggtcaCAGTTCAGGGTATCAGTATGCCGTATCAGTATCGCCAGTACCCGATATCAATACGTTATCAATATCTTAACGATGTTACCGATATAGGGGAGGGTAATATAGTTCAAAAATCTAAGATATTGGTATTTTGAAGGGCAAAATGATGCAAATCAACCCTATACGGCCAATCCATATTGTATCAATACTAGTATCAGCCGGGACCAATACTGGTACCAATACCGATATCTAATTTGGTTTGGCTGGTTTTATACTGATTTTGGCAGATTCCAAATTGATTCTGATCGATTTATGACTGATTCACCTACTACACTAATTATGATCAATTCTAATCTGGATTAGATCTAAATcaatcaaaatgaaaatggtTGGCCACCAAAAGAAGGCCATTCATTGATCAACCTGAGGGTGGTGCCCAAATCAATCATCAATTTGCTTAGTTAAAGGGATTAAATGCTTATTAACATTCCTCAAGGtctcaaataatttgtaatttttttttttttaaaaacattttaAGTATGACatacaatatttttttattaatagtAATAATGTTATTTTACATGCAAACTCGAAAAATATGCACGACAATAACATATTGATGATATATTGATATGTaacttttaatttaattttgaaaatcattttataACCTAATCTTAAAAAACCTTTTGACCctagaggtgtcattcaaacACTCCATTAAGTTAAATGAAGAGAGTTTGGTAGATaaatataattttgtttttcttgttttccttcACTGGCTCACTCCTTTTGAGACacgtactctctctctctctctctctggggaTTGGGGAATATAGAATATGGACCACTTACCGGGAGACAAATTAGGAATAGGCCAATAGGGTGTGATGAAAAAAGGAATCTTCTTCTACGCAAGGAGTGTGGGACAGAGAAATTTATTGACATGGAAGCGGGTGAGGGCAGCAGTGCAAGTCTTAAATAATGTTAGGGGAGACGGTTTTCTGTGCAAGCAGCATAACAGTGATAACACGAATCAAGTGTGACAAAATGTTTTCTTGCATAGTAGCCTAGGAGAGCAGCGAATGAAGTCATTTCATATTTTCAtgactgagagagagaggtgtgcTAGTGTACCTCTCCTAcccttaggggtgtcaaacgattggtttgtttcgatttttgaacAGGCGGAACCGATTTCGTATTGATAATGGGTGAAATTGAATCTAACCTGATAAAATAATGCTTGGTTTTTGTCTGATTTGGGTTCGATTTATTTCATTGGATTTTTATCGATTTGATATCCTTTCAGTTTACCACCTACATATCAATTTTATATcgattttaatttgattttcgATCAATCCGGTGTATTTTGATTTTATAATATCCCAAACCGAAACGGAACCGATAGAGAGTCAGTTCAGTTTGATTCGGatttatttcatcaaaaaaaaaaaatttgatgaaaaaaaaaaaaaaaaatatatatatatatatatatatatataaactaaaaaaaagaaaatacaagagaATTAGAGTTCATCAATTTGAGCAATTCGTTTTAGGCCAACCTGGCGGCTGAGAGAACCTTTTCCTTAATGTTATGTATCATTGATTACTTTATTTGGGTGGATCTGTATTCTAGATTTTGGATAAGCTAAGAGTGATTATTGCATAGACTTCTCCTTTTTGGAAATGgaatttggattttggttttggACCACCAGCACACCACCAGTAGTTGGGGCCAATGACCAATCCAAATACCCAATCGTGATATGCAATTAAGTTTTATGGGACTATATCCTATATGAGGTCCCCCCACCAAACATCACTCATCCAACCCATCTGATATTGACCTCCAAACACTTCACTGTTACACTACACTACATCTATTTTGAGGGGCAAAATGTATGTAATTTTACCTCCACTTCATAGAGAGGTTGTTTCTATATGTTGAATCCGCAACTTGTTGGTTGATTgtaatagcacaacttaacggTTGCGTCAAGGCTCATCTATTGTTTATAACCATTGTAAGTATTCGATGTGGATCAAATAAGACAGAATAATTAGACATATCACATCATTGTATGATCGAAAAAATCCGTCCATTACATGTATGAACTACGGAGGGAAAATTGATGTGGTTATAGTCTTAGTGTAATCAATCATTGTAACTAGTAACACATAGCAAAATCTTTTCTTGTGGGTAGCATGTATGTCATCAATATTTGGGTTCCATCATCCAATCATCTATACAAGTCCCCAAAATCTTCCCACTTACtttgcctagtgaagtataacattTCACTATTTACCATATGACATCACATGGATTAGTTTTAAACTAATAggcacttaaaaaaaatatggaaactGGAATTATTGTATTAGTTCTTGTTgttccacaccccccccccctccaaaataAAAGGTTAGATATAGGATCCATTTTCCTCCTTGATATGAGGGTGGGTGGTTTTCTTGGAATTTTAAGCAACCTTCAATGGGTTCCAATTCAGGACTCAAAAGCTGGAattcccaactcccaacaaggacaaagcaaaactcataattcctctctctttctaatttctttgAAACTACTCAAAGCCGTTTGTTGGAATTGGATGGTAAGAGGGGTCGGGTATTAGACTATTAGGGAACTTTGGGAGGCAAAACTGAACTGTCCGGACTAGGAGACCCTCAGTCCTGTGActttaaaaaagataaaattatttGCTATGTTGGCCTACTTGGAGTGGTTTTCTAAGTTGCATATGTTCCTGCTTCTCTGTATCCATTGTCCATTTTCTGATGTGTTCTTTTCCATTATCTTTTCAATACTCGATTTTGCCACTTGGCTAACTCAGActgatttgaaatttgatatattAAAGGAATTTGGGTCCACTAGTCCACAATTATAATCCTCTCTGACCTACCATATGTCAGAACcaaccaaaccccccccccccccctcccctccccctccactCTAGAACCCAAGACCCCTCTGGAGAACCCTCTCCAGAGTTCACAGACTGGCACTCCCCTAGAAATACTACTTCCCATGTGAACCCATTTTATAAGGTGAGGAAATCTTAGTTCTGGCTTTTACTATCCACACATTTCTGCAAGTTTGGGACACTTTTAAGATGCCATGTGTTCTTGTGAGAATCGGACCCATCTAATGTCACAGTTAACCTCAATGATCTGAATAGGAGGATGACCCAATCATGTATTGTGGAAGTTTGCTTTTATGGAAGAAGTTTCAGGGTAAGGAAGTTTGAGCAATTATAGAGCAAGTATAGAAGACATATAGAAATTTCCCCCTTTTTAATAAACAATACATATACCTAGTTCTTGGTACGAATTCtgtatctttctttttggaaaGATACACATTCAGTAACATTCTCTGCTTTTATTTCTGTTGAGAATATCTTTTATAAAAAGTATAGCCCAAAGAATGTTTTGGAGGGTTGCTATTTGCAAGGGAAATGGGTACAAGATTAATGTAATCCAAACAAAATGGTGCATTTCTCATTGTTCCTTGAAGAGCTCACGACCAATAATTATTCTTCTGATCTCACTGGTGCCTGCCCCAATCTCAAATAATTTTGCATCTCGA is drawn from Telopea speciosissima isolate NSW1024214 ecotype Mountain lineage chromosome 1, Tspe_v1, whole genome shotgun sequence and contains these coding sequences:
- the LOC122649004 gene encoding L-type lectin-domain containing receptor kinase VIII.1-like yields the protein MLFFIDELTCLLYLFLLLGISSIEVEAESETTEFDFSTLTLSSLKLLGDAHLNNGSVRLSRDLSVPYSGSGRVLYGKPVRFRQPGSHSPASFSTFFSISVINLNPSSIGGGLAFLLSPDDETVGDAGGFLGLGNGKGSLSGYVAVEFDTLMDVEFKDINDNHVGFDLNGIVSAQVGDLGSVAVDLKSGDLVNAWLDYDGSSRLFNISVSHSDLRPADPLLSFHLDLDRFVNDFMFVGFSGSTQGSTEIHSVEWWSFTSSFNPSSSPPTSGSGSSLPPPTPIPFAPMANASNLPPPSPVPSASVSNSSTPEKTSKSSSCHNQLCKQRPGAVAGVVTAGAFFLAIFAGVLIWVFSKRFKTPEKTVSLATEIVKTPKEFSYKELQLATRSFDRDRIIGNGAFGTVYKGIIPETGAMVAVKRCSHSGGQGKAEFLSELSIIGSLRHRNLVRLQGWCHEKGEILLVYDFMPNGSLDKALFESTSLLPWHYRRKILMGVASAMAYLHQECENQVIHRDIKTSNIMLDEAFNAKLGDFGLARQVEHDKSPDATVTAGTMGYLAPEYLLTGRATEKTDVFSFGAVVLEVASGRRPIEKETTGIGKVGVSSNLVEWIWSLHREGRLLGAADAKLGGEFDEAEMTRVLLMGLACSHPDPLARPTMRGVVQMLVGEAQVPIVPRSKPSMSFSTSHLLMTLQDSVSDINEMLITLSTSSSSSINHSFNGGELV